In Streptomyces sp. NBC_00878, a single window of DNA contains:
- a CDS encoding sensor histidine kinase, producing MSDAAPLPKPPPDSGRRWFLPSAVTAELDPDPDQVGRKGRPKRTARDWVVDFACFLIAVGVGLIGADEMSGDPNIPPALAAADQWLGALACAAVWLRRRWPVGLAVAMVPVCFISNTAGGAGLVALFTLAVHRPFKYAAWTGGASAALLPVFYWLRPDPELPYPVIIALGWLLTAVVVGWGMLARSKRQLMLSLRDRARRAETEAALRAEQAQRLAREAIAREMHDVLAHRLTLLSVHAGALEFRPDAPQEDVARAAGVIRESAHEALQDLREIIGVLRASGDGADESGRPQPTLAGLEGLVSESREAGMKVTMDNRVTDAATVPSSVGRTAYRIAQEGLTNARKHAPGAEVTVEVSGVQGDGLTISVRNPAPPGDVPHVPGSGQGLIGLTERAMLAGGQLAHGAAADGGFEVRAWLPWG from the coding sequence GTGAGTGATGCCGCGCCGCTGCCGAAGCCCCCGCCCGACTCAGGGCGCCGGTGGTTTCTCCCGTCGGCCGTCACCGCCGAGCTCGACCCCGACCCCGACCAGGTCGGCCGCAAGGGGCGACCGAAACGCACCGCCCGCGACTGGGTCGTCGACTTCGCCTGCTTCCTGATCGCCGTCGGGGTGGGGCTGATCGGTGCCGACGAGATGTCCGGCGACCCGAACATCCCGCCCGCCCTCGCGGCGGCCGACCAGTGGCTCGGCGCCCTCGCCTGCGCGGCCGTCTGGCTCCGTCGGCGCTGGCCGGTCGGCCTCGCCGTGGCGATGGTCCCGGTCTGCTTCATCTCGAACACCGCGGGCGGCGCCGGCCTGGTCGCCCTGTTCACACTGGCCGTGCACCGGCCCTTCAAGTACGCCGCCTGGACCGGCGGAGCCTCTGCCGCCCTGCTCCCCGTCTTCTACTGGCTGCGGCCCGACCCCGAGCTCCCGTACCCCGTGATCATCGCGCTCGGCTGGCTGCTGACCGCCGTGGTGGTCGGCTGGGGCATGCTCGCGCGCTCCAAGCGTCAGCTCATGCTGAGTCTGAGGGACCGGGCCCGCCGGGCGGAGACGGAGGCGGCGCTGCGGGCCGAGCAGGCCCAGCGGCTGGCCCGGGAGGCGATCGCACGCGAGATGCACGACGTCCTGGCCCACCGGCTGACCCTGCTCAGCGTGCACGCCGGGGCGCTGGAGTTCCGTCCGGACGCGCCCCAGGAGGACGTGGCGCGGGCCGCCGGGGTGATCCGGGAGAGCGCCCACGAGGCCCTGCAGGATCTGCGGGAGATCATCGGCGTACTGCGGGCGTCCGGCGACGGCGCGGACGAGTCCGGGCGGCCGCAGCCGACGCTCGCGGGCCTGGAGGGGCTGGTCTCCGAGAGCCGTGAGGCCGGCATGAAGGTCACGATGGACAACCGCGTCACGGACGCCGCCACGGTCCCCTCCTCGGTCGGCCGCACCGCTTACCGCATCGCCCAGGAGGGACTGACCAACGCCCGCAAGCACGCCCCGGGCGCTGAGGTCACGGTCGAGGTGTCCGGGGTGCAGGGCGACGGTCTCACCATCTCCGTACGCAACCCGGCGCCGCCGGGCGACGTGCCCCACGTCCCCGGTTCCGGCCAAGGGCTCATCGGCCTCACCGAACGGGCCATGCTCGCGGGCGGACAGCTCGCGCACGGGGCCGCGGCCGATGGAGGATTCGAGGTGCGTGCGTGGCTGCCCTGGGGCTGA
- a CDS encoding ribonuclease domain-containing protein: MRFPPRTTRIGALVALTSALLIGGAATVPANAAVTAVGNICYGSLPSQAHDTLDLIEQGGPYPFSQDGTVFQNREGVLPSQSTGYYHEYTVITPGSSTRGARRIVTGNRSQEDYYTADHYVSFKLVNYSC; encoded by the coding sequence ATGAGATTCCCCCCACGCACCACTCGCATCGGCGCTCTGGTCGCCCTCACGTCCGCCCTGCTCATCGGCGGTGCCGCCACGGTCCCCGCGAACGCGGCGGTGACCGCGGTCGGCAACATCTGCTACGGCTCGCTGCCGTCCCAGGCCCACGACACGCTCGATCTCATCGAGCAGGGCGGTCCCTACCCCTTCTCCCAGGACGGCACGGTCTTCCAGAACAGGGAAGGCGTCCTGCCCTCGCAGAGCACCGGCTACTACCACGAGTACACGGTGATCACGCCTGGTTCGTCCACGCGCGGTGCGCGTCGCATCGTCACGGGCAACAGGAGCCAGGAGGACTACTACACCGCCGACCACTACGTCTCGTTCAAGCTGGTCAACTACAGCTGCTGA
- a CDS encoding dihydrofolate reductase family protein yields MGKLTLTAFVTLDGVHQAPGGPDEDRSGGFEYGGWSFPYDDEDFGQFVNEVFDRAGAFLLGRHTYEIFAGFWPKVTDPANPVAGKLNALPKYVASSSFTEAAWAGTTVISGDLGKEVTAIKENTEGELQVHGSAALAQSLFALDLVDTVHLLSFPVVLGTGRRLFAEGVVPTAFTHAGARVTSKGVAIHTYDLAGRPEYGTFELPEGSA; encoded by the coding sequence ATGGGCAAGCTCACCCTCACCGCATTCGTCACCCTCGACGGCGTCCACCAGGCCCCGGGCGGCCCCGACGAGGACCGCAGCGGCGGCTTCGAGTACGGCGGCTGGAGTTTCCCGTACGACGACGAGGACTTCGGACAGTTCGTCAACGAGGTCTTCGACCGCGCGGGCGCCTTCCTGCTCGGCCGCCACACGTACGAGATCTTCGCCGGGTTCTGGCCGAAGGTGACCGACCCGGCCAACCCGGTCGCGGGGAAGCTCAACGCCCTGCCGAAGTACGTCGCCTCGTCGAGCTTCACCGAGGCCGCATGGGCCGGCACCACGGTGATCAGCGGCGATCTGGGCAAGGAGGTCACCGCGATCAAGGAGAACACCGAAGGCGAGCTCCAGGTCCACGGCAGCGCGGCCCTCGCTCAGTCCCTCTTCGCGCTCGACCTCGTCGACACCGTGCACCTGCTGTCCTTCCCGGTCGTTCTCGGCACGGGTCGCCGGCTCTTCGCCGAGGGCGTCGTGCCGACCGCGTTCACGCACGCAGGCGCGCGGGTGACCAGCAAGGGTGTCGCCATCCACACGTACGACCTGGCCGGACGGCCGGAGTACGGCACGTTCGAACTGCCGGAGGGGAGCGCGTAG
- a CDS encoding SDR family oxidoreductase, whose protein sequence is MTSQATMNGTVALVTGGSRGIGAATAVRLAREGADVALTYVRDKEAACGVVDRIRSLGRRALALRADSADAEEAAGAVTRAAEGLGRLDILVNNAGVGLLGPLDSLSLADVDRVLAVNVRGVFLASQAAAARMERGGRIITIGTCMTQRVPGPGGTLYATGKSALVGLTKALARELGEQGITANIVHPGPIDTDMNPVGGPFAAGQAAMTAVGRFGTAEEVASAVAYLAGVEAAYVTGAEFSVDGGHAA, encoded by the coding sequence ATGACCTCACAAGCGACCATGAACGGAACAGTGGCCCTGGTGACCGGCGGCAGCCGCGGGATCGGTGCGGCGACGGCCGTGCGGCTCGCCCGCGAGGGCGCGGATGTCGCCCTGACCTACGTACGCGACAAGGAGGCCGCCTGCGGTGTCGTGGACCGGATCCGGTCCCTGGGGCGGCGGGCGCTCGCCCTCCGCGCGGACTCCGCCGACGCGGAGGAGGCCGCCGGCGCCGTGACTCGCGCGGCGGAGGGGCTCGGGCGTCTCGACATCCTCGTCAACAACGCGGGCGTCGGGCTGCTCGGCCCCCTCGACAGCCTCTCCCTCGCGGACGTCGACCGGGTTCTCGCCGTGAACGTACGCGGTGTCTTCCTCGCCTCCCAGGCGGCGGCCGCCCGTATGGAGCGGGGCGGGCGGATCATCACCATCGGTACGTGTATGACGCAGCGTGTGCCGGGGCCCGGCGGCACGCTGTATGCCACCGGGAAGTCGGCCCTGGTCGGGCTGACGAAGGCGTTGGCGAGGGAACTGGGTGAGCAGGGGATCACGGCGAACATCGTGCATCCGGGGCCGATCGACACGGATATGAATCCGGTGGGCGGGCCGTTTGCGGCTGGGCAGGCGGCGATGACCGCGGTGGGGCGGTTCGGGACGGCCGAGGAGGTGGCTTCGGCGGTGGCGTATCTGGCGGGGGTGGAGGCGGCGTATGTCACGGGGGCGGAGTTCTCGGTGGATGGGGGGCATGCGGCTTGA
- the alc gene encoding allantoicase codes for MTAQHQNPPARFTGDANPYGGGDPYADHRSADFPFTQYANLADRQLGAGVIAANDEFFAQRENLLLPGRAEFDPEHFGHKGKIMDGWETRRRRGASAEHPWPTADDHDWALVRLGAPGVVRGIVVDTAHFRGNYPQAVSVEGASVPGSPSPEELLADDVKWTTLVPRTAVGGHAANGFAVDLEQRITHLRVNQHPDGGIARLRVYGEVVPDPRWLSVLGTFDVVALENGGQVEDASNLFYSPATNTIQPGRSRKMDDGWETRRRRDQGHDWIRYQLVAQSEIRAVEIDTAYLKGNSAGWASVSVRDGGDGGDVGDGVDEGWTEVLPRTRLQPDTNHRFVLASPSVGTHARVDIFPDGGISRLRLFGSLTGEGEARLAARHQELGG; via the coding sequence GTGACGGCGCAGCACCAGAACCCCCCGGCCCGTTTCACCGGCGACGCGAACCCCTACGGAGGCGGCGACCCGTACGCGGACCACCGCAGCGCCGACTTCCCCTTCACGCAGTACGCCAACCTCGCCGACCGGCAGCTCGGTGCCGGGGTCATCGCCGCCAACGACGAGTTCTTCGCCCAGCGCGAGAACCTGCTCCTGCCCGGGCGGGCCGAGTTCGACCCCGAGCACTTCGGGCACAAGGGCAAGATCATGGACGGCTGGGAGACCCGGCGCCGACGGGGTGCCTCCGCCGAGCACCCGTGGCCCACGGCGGACGACCACGACTGGGCGCTCGTACGCCTCGGCGCGCCCGGTGTCGTACGGGGCATCGTCGTCGACACCGCCCACTTCCGCGGCAACTACCCGCAGGCGGTGTCCGTCGAGGGTGCCTCGGTCCCCGGCTCCCCGTCGCCCGAGGAACTCCTCGCGGACGACGTGAAGTGGACGACGCTCGTACCGCGCACGGCGGTCGGCGGCCACGCGGCCAACGGCTTCGCCGTCGACCTGGAGCAGCGCATCACCCACCTCCGCGTCAACCAGCACCCGGACGGTGGCATCGCGCGCCTTCGGGTGTACGGCGAGGTCGTACCGGACCCACGGTGGCTGTCGGTCCTCGGCACCTTCGACGTGGTCGCCCTGGAGAACGGCGGACAGGTCGAGGACGCGTCCAACCTCTTCTACTCGCCCGCCACCAACACCATCCAGCCGGGGCGCTCCCGCAAGATGGACGACGGCTGGGAGACGCGGCGGCGGCGTGACCAGGGGCATGACTGGATCCGCTACCAGCTGGTCGCGCAGTCCGAGATCCGTGCGGTCGAGATCGATACGGCGTATCTGAAGGGCAACTCGGCGGGGTGGGCGTCGGTTTCGGTGCGGGACGGAGGGGACGGAGGGGATGTCGGGGACGGTGTGGACGAGGGGTGGACGGAGGTCCTGCCCCGGACCCGCCTCCAGCCCGACACGAACCACCGTTTCGTCCTGGCATCCCCGTCCGTCGGCACGCACGCGCGCGTGGACATCTTCCCGGACGGGGGCATCTCCCGCCTGCGGCTGTTCGGCTCCCTGACGGGGGAGGGCGAGGCGAGGCTGGCTGCGCGCCACCAGGAACTCGGGGGCTGA
- the allB gene encoding allantoinase AllB: MSDDGWVELILRSTRVITPEGTRAASVAVSGGKITAVLAHDAEVPAGARLEDLGDDVLLPGLVDTHVHVNDPGRTEWEGFWTATRAAAAGGITTLVDMPLNSLPPTTTVDHLRTKKDVARSKAHIDVGFWGGALPDNVKDLRPLHDAGVFGFKAFLSPSGVDEFPELDQGQLSLSLAEIAGFDGLLIVHAEDPHHLAAAPQKSGQRYADFLASRPRDAEDTAITNLIAQAKRLNARVHVLHLSSSDALPLIAAAKAEGVRVTVETCPHYLTLTAEEVPDGASEFKCCPPIREAANQDLLWQALADGTIDCVVTDHSPSTADLKTDDFATAWGGISGLQLSLSAVWTEARGRGYGLEDVVRWMSSRTARLVGLDDRKGAIAVGHDADFAVLAPDETFTVDPAALQHRNRVTAYAGRTLRGVVKSTWLRGERIVSEGEFAEPRGQLLSRRG; this comes from the coding sequence GTGTCCGACGACGGATGGGTCGAACTGATCCTGCGCTCGACGCGCGTCATCACTCCCGAAGGGACGCGCGCCGCTTCGGTCGCCGTCTCCGGAGGGAAGATCACGGCCGTGCTCGCGCACGACGCCGAGGTGCCTGCCGGGGCCCGGCTGGAGGACCTCGGCGACGACGTCCTGCTGCCTGGCCTCGTCGACACCCACGTGCACGTCAACGACCCGGGCCGCACGGAGTGGGAGGGCTTCTGGACCGCCACGCGCGCCGCGGCGGCCGGCGGCATCACGACCCTGGTCGACATGCCCCTCAACTCCCTCCCGCCGACCACGACGGTCGACCACCTCCGCACCAAGAAGGACGTCGCCCGCTCCAAGGCGCACATCGACGTCGGCTTCTGGGGCGGCGCCCTGCCCGACAACGTCAAGGACCTGCGGCCACTGCACGACGCGGGCGTCTTCGGCTTCAAGGCGTTCCTGTCGCCCTCCGGGGTCGACGAGTTCCCCGAGCTGGATCAGGGGCAACTCTCCCTGTCCCTCGCGGAGATCGCCGGATTCGACGGGCTGCTGATCGTGCACGCGGAGGACCCGCACCACCTCGCGGCGGCGCCGCAGAAGAGCGGCCAGAGGTACGCGGACTTCCTCGCCTCGCGACCGCGCGACGCCGAGGACACCGCCATCACGAACCTCATCGCCCAGGCCAAGCGCCTCAACGCGCGCGTCCACGTGCTGCATCTGTCGTCCAGCGACGCGCTGCCGCTGATCGCCGCCGCCAAGGCCGAGGGCGTACGCGTCACGGTCGAGACCTGCCCCCACTATCTGACCCTGACGGCCGAGGAAGTCCCGGACGGGGCAAGCGAGTTCAAGTGCTGCCCGCCCATCCGCGAGGCCGCCAACCAGGACCTGCTGTGGCAGGCGCTGGCCGACGGCACGATCGACTGCGTGGTCACCGACCACTCCCCGTCGACGGCCGACCTGAAGACCGACGACTTCGCGACCGCGTGGGGCGGCATCTCCGGCCTCCAGCTCAGCCTGTCCGCCGTCTGGACCGAGGCCCGGGGGCGCGGGTACGGCCTGGAGGACGTGGTCCGCTGGATGTCCTCGCGCACGGCGCGGCTGGTCGGACTCGACGACCGCAAGGGCGCCATAGCGGTCGGCCATGACGCCGACTTCGCGGTCCTCGCGCCCGACGAGACCTTCACCGTCGACCCCGCCGCGCTCCAGCACCGAAACCGGGTCACCGCGTACGCGGGCCGGACCCTGCGGGGAGTCGTCAAGTCCACGTGGCTGCGGGGTGAACGCATCGTGTCTGAGGGTGAGTTCGCCGAGCCGAGGGGGCAGCTCCTGTCCAGGCGAGGGTAG
- a CDS encoding IclR family transcriptional regulator — translation MPTSSASTTDAKPTSSAGGVQSLERAFDLLERMADAGGEVGLSELSASSGLPLPTIHRLMRTLVACGYVRQQTNRRYALGPRLIRLGESASRLLGTWARPYLARLVEETGETANMALLDGDEIVYVAQVPSKHSMRMFTEVGRRVLPHSTGVGKALLAHLPADEVRALLSRTGMPAATEKTITTPDEFLAALDEVRLAGYAVDDNEQELGVRCLAVSVPNSPTAAAISISGPAGRVTESATERIVPVLQQVAVELSEALASSGSAT, via the coding sequence GTGCCGACGTCCAGCGCCAGCACCACCGACGCCAAGCCGACCTCCTCCGCCGGCGGCGTCCAGTCTCTTGAGCGCGCCTTCGACCTGCTGGAGAGGATGGCGGACGCGGGCGGCGAGGTCGGGCTGAGCGAGCTCTCCGCGAGCAGCGGGCTGCCGCTGCCCACCATCCACCGTCTCATGCGCACGCTCGTGGCCTGCGGTTACGTACGCCAGCAGACCAATCGGCGGTATGCGCTCGGCCCGCGTCTGATCCGGCTCGGCGAGTCCGCGTCCCGGCTGCTCGGCACCTGGGCCCGCCCCTATCTGGCGCGTCTGGTCGAGGAGACCGGCGAGACGGCGAACATGGCGCTGCTCGACGGCGACGAGATCGTGTATGTGGCGCAGGTGCCGTCCAAGCACTCGATGCGGATGTTCACCGAGGTGGGCCGCCGGGTGCTGCCGCATTCCACGGGCGTCGGCAAGGCCCTGCTCGCGCACCTCCCGGCGGACGAGGTGCGCGCCCTCCTGTCCCGTACGGGCATGCCCGCCGCGACGGAGAAGACGATCACGACGCCGGACGAGTTCCTGGCCGCGCTCGACGAGGTACGGCTCGCGGGGTACGCGGTGGACGACAACGAGCAGGAGCTCGGGGTCCGCTGCCTCGCCGTCTCCGTGCCCAACTCCCCCACCGCCGCGGCGATTTCGATCTCCGGCCCGGCCGGCCGCGTCACGGAGTCGGCGACGGAACGGATCGTGCCCGTGCTCCAGCAGGTCGCGGTGGAGTTGTCGGAGGCCCTGGCGAGTTCGGGGTCGGCGACCTGA
- a CDS encoding DUF5955 family protein translates to MLRSLGQRPVTGSDEDPRVAELRTAVSKLRRELAAHPAEFPDRGIAEDELAVLAAMAVTGMPEVPRLRRSLLLIAGSIGSVSALSAGLAGVRSAVELFGEPPRR, encoded by the coding sequence GTGTTGCGGAGCTTGGGGCAGAGGCCAGTGACCGGCAGCGACGAGGATCCGAGAGTGGCGGAGTTGCGGACCGCGGTGTCCAAGCTGCGTCGCGAACTCGCCGCGCATCCGGCCGAGTTCCCGGACCGCGGCATAGCGGAGGACGAACTCGCGGTACTCGCCGCGATGGCCGTCACCGGGATGCCCGAGGTGCCCCGCCTGCGCCGCTCACTGCTCCTGATAGCCGGTTCCATCGGTTCGGTCAGCGCGCTGTCCGCCGGACTCGCGGGCGTACGCAGCGCGGTGGAACTCTTCGGGGAGCCACCGCGGCGCTGA
- a CDS encoding NTP transferase domain-containing protein — protein MTENNEQVAGLLLAAGGGRRLGGRPKALLTHRGHPLVEHAVGTLRAGGCARIHVVLGAEAEAVRERAVLPGCVLVDNPDWTRGMGSSLRAGLESLAGTGVRAVLVSLVDQPGIGPEAVARVRAAYSSDESLASAAYDGKRGHPVLFGARHWAGIAATATGDRGARAYLKAHEDEIALVECGDVAQPYDIDTESDLVHLE, from the coding sequence ATGACGGAGAACAACGAGCAGGTCGCCGGGCTGCTGCTGGCCGCCGGCGGGGGGCGGCGCCTCGGCGGACGCCCCAAGGCGCTCCTCACCCACCGGGGACACCCTCTCGTCGAACACGCGGTCGGAACACTGCGGGCGGGCGGCTGTGCCCGGATCCATGTGGTGCTCGGCGCCGAGGCGGAGGCCGTGCGGGAGCGGGCCGTACTGCCCGGCTGCGTGCTCGTGGACAACCCCGACTGGACGCGGGGCATGGGCTCCTCGCTGCGGGCCGGTCTGGAGTCACTGGCCGGTACGGGCGTCCGGGCCGTGCTGGTGTCACTGGTGGACCAGCCGGGGATCGGGCCGGAGGCCGTGGCCCGCGTCCGCGCCGCGTACTCGTCGGACGAGTCGCTCGCGTCCGCCGCGTACGACGGGAAGCGGGGGCATCCGGTGCTCTTCGGCGCACGTCACTGGGCGGGGATCGCCGCCACCGCGACCGGCGACCGGGGAGCACGCGCCTACCTGAAGGCGCATGAGGACGAGATCGCGCTCGTCGAGTGCGGGGACGTGGCCCAGCCGTACGACATCGACACGGAAAGCGACCTGGTCCACCTTGAGTGA
- the aceB gene encoding malate synthase A, translating to MSAPAPSPLAIIDAEPLPRQEEVLTDAALAFVAELHRHFTPRRDELLARRAERRAEIARTSTLDFLPETAAIRADDSWRVAPSPEALNDRRVEITGPTDRKMTINALNSGAKVWLADFEDASAPTWENVVTGQVNMADAYTRSIDFTDERTGKSYALKAPEELATVVMRPRGWHLNERHLVDSEGTPVPGALVDFGLYFFHNAQRLLDLGKGPYFYLPKTESHLEARLWNDVFVFAQDYVGIPQGTVRATVLIETITAAYEMEEILYELRDHASGLNAGRWDYLFSIVKNFRDGGQKFVLPDRNAVTMTAPFMRAYTELLVRTCHKRGAHAIGGMAAFIPSRRDEEVNKVAFEKVKADKDREAGDGFDGSWVAHPDLVPIAMASFDAVLGDRPNQKDRLREDVDVKAADLIAVDSLDARPTYDGLVNAVQVGIRYIEAWLRGLGAVAIFNLMEDAATAEISRSQIWQWINAGVEFEHAGNMVKATPELAREIAAQELADIRAEIGEEAFAAGRWQQAHDLLLTVALDEDYADFLTLPAYEQLAG from the coding sequence ATGTCCGCACCAGCGCCGTCCCCGCTGGCCATCATCGACGCCGAGCCCCTGCCGCGGCAGGAGGAGGTCCTCACCGACGCGGCCCTCGCCTTCGTGGCCGAGCTGCACCGGCACTTCACGCCCCGGCGTGACGAGCTCCTCGCCCGCCGTGCCGAGCGCCGCGCCGAGATCGCCCGCACCTCCACCCTCGACTTCCTCCCGGAGACCGCCGCGATCCGCGCGGACGACTCCTGGCGGGTGGCCCCGTCGCCGGAGGCCCTGAACGACCGCCGCGTCGAGATCACCGGCCCCACCGACCGCAAGATGACCATCAACGCCCTCAACTCGGGTGCGAAGGTGTGGCTCGCGGACTTCGAGGACGCCTCAGCGCCCACCTGGGAGAACGTGGTCACCGGCCAGGTGAACATGGCCGACGCGTACACCCGCAGTATCGACTTCACGGACGAGCGCACCGGCAAGTCGTACGCCCTCAAGGCCCCCGAGGAGCTGGCGACGGTCGTGATGCGCCCGCGCGGCTGGCATCTGAACGAGCGTCACCTCGTCGACTCCGAGGGCACTCCGGTCCCGGGCGCCCTCGTCGACTTCGGCCTGTACTTCTTCCACAACGCCCAGCGCCTTCTCGACCTCGGCAAGGGCCCGTACTTCTATCTCCCGAAGACGGAGTCGCACTTGGAGGCCCGACTCTGGAACGACGTGTTCGTCTTCGCGCAGGACTACGTCGGCATCCCGCAGGGCACCGTCCGCGCGACCGTCCTGATCGAGACGATCACGGCGGCGTACGAGATGGAGGAGATCCTCTACGAACTCCGCGACCACGCCTCGGGGTTGAACGCGGGCCGCTGGGACTACCTCTTCTCCATCGTCAAGAACTTCCGTGACGGCGGGCAGAAGTTCGTCCTCCCGGACCGCAACGCGGTGACGATGACGGCCCCGTTCATGCGCGCGTACACCGAACTCCTCGTCCGCACCTGCCACAAGCGCGGCGCGCACGCGATCGGCGGCATGGCGGCGTTCATCCCCTCGCGGCGCGACGAAGAGGTCAACAAGGTCGCCTTCGAGAAGGTCAAGGCCGACAAGGACCGCGAGGCGGGCGACGGCTTCGACGGATCGTGGGTGGCCCACCCGGACCTCGTGCCGATCGCGATGGCGTCCTTCGACGCCGTGCTCGGCGACCGGCCGAACCAGAAGGACCGCCTGCGCGAGGACGTCGACGTCAAGGCCGCCGACCTCATCGCCGTCGACTCCCTCGACGCCAGGCCCACGTACGACGGACTGGTCAACGCCGTCCAGGTCGGCATCCGTTACATCGAGGCCTGGCTCCGCGGCCTCGGCGCGGTCGCCATCTTCAACCTCATGGAGGACGCGGCGACGGCGGAGATCTCCCGTTCGCAGATCTGGCAGTGGATCAACGCGGGCGTCGAGTTCGAGCACGCCGGGAACATGGTGAAGGCCACGCCCGAGCTGGCCCGCGAGATCGCGGCCCAGGAACTGGCCGACATCCGCGCCGAGATCGGCGAGGAGGCCTTCGCGGCCGGCCGCTGGCAGCAGGCCCACGACCTGCTGCTCACGGTCGCCCTCGACGAGGACTACGCGGACTTCCTGACCCTGCCGGCCTACGAGCAACTGGCCGGCTGA
- a CDS encoding SelT/SelW/SelH family protein, which yields MTTENVTTENTHRVQIEYCTQCRWLPRAAWLAQELLTTFEQELTELALKPGTGGVFVVRVDDEVVWDRREQGFPEPTAVKRLVRDRVAPDKSLGHSEK from the coding sequence GTGACTACTGAGAACGTGACCACCGAGAACACGCACCGCGTTCAGATCGAGTACTGCACCCAGTGCCGCTGGCTGCCCCGCGCCGCCTGGCTCGCCCAGGAACTCCTCACCACCTTCGAGCAGGAGCTGACGGAGCTCGCGCTCAAGCCCGGCACCGGCGGCGTCTTCGTCGTACGGGTCGACGACGAGGTGGTCTGGGACCGCCGCGAGCAGGGCTTCCCGGAGCCGACGGCCGTCAAGCGCCTCGTACGCGACCGAGTGGCCCCGGACAAGTCCCTGGGCCACTCGGAGAAGTGA
- a CDS encoding HipA family kinase, whose amino-acid sequence MLREVAATRYIEPLRAGGSVPGVVEADDLGTYVVKFTGSAQGRKVLVAEVIVGELARALGLRFPELVLVHFDPAIGGHEPYWEVQDLLRASAGLNLGMDYLSGAKDFTPQVAKTFPVDPLEAGRIIWLDALTVNVDRTTHSSNLMIWPTLGVAPPRLWLIDHGAALVFHHRWDASEPEKAYDFRRHALGGHTPDTRAADAELAPRVTEELLRAITAEVPDAWLADEPGFATPDEAREAYVGYLLARARASAAWLPTDFPTREQLAAEDADRAAKRQRDRPNWLKQVPDLHGKPAVEHDGSVHLG is encoded by the coding sequence ATGCTGAGAGAGGTCGCTGCGACCCGCTACATCGAGCCCCTGCGGGCCGGCGGTTCCGTCCCCGGAGTCGTCGAGGCCGACGACCTCGGCACGTACGTCGTCAAGTTCACGGGCTCCGCGCAGGGGCGCAAGGTGCTGGTCGCCGAGGTGATCGTGGGGGAGCTGGCGCGCGCTCTCGGGCTGCGGTTCCCCGAGCTGGTGCTGGTGCACTTCGACCCGGCGATCGGCGGGCACGAGCCCTACTGGGAGGTCCAGGACCTGCTGAGGGCCAGCGCGGGACTGAATCTCGGCATGGACTACTTGTCCGGCGCCAAGGACTTCACTCCGCAGGTCGCGAAGACGTTCCCCGTCGACCCGCTGGAGGCGGGCAGGATCATCTGGCTGGACGCCCTCACGGTCAACGTGGACCGCACGACGCACAGTTCGAACCTGATGATCTGGCCCACGCTCGGCGTCGCACCCCCGCGGCTGTGGCTGATCGACCACGGCGCCGCCCTGGTCTTCCACCACCGCTGGGACGCGTCGGAGCCGGAGAAGGCGTACGACTTCCGGCGGCACGCGCTCGGCGGCCACACCCCCGACACCCGCGCGGCGGACGCCGAACTCGCGCCCAGGGTGACGGAGGAACTGCTGCGCGCGATCACGGCGGAGGTGCCCGACGCCTGGCTCGCCGACGAGCCCGGTTTCGCCACCCCGGACGAGGCCCGTGAGGCGTACGTCGGCTACCTCCTCGCCCGTGCCAGAGCCTCCGCGGCCTGGCTCCCCACGGACTTCCCCACCCGCGAACAACTCGCCGCGGAGGATGCGGACCGTGCGGCGAAGAGGCAGCGGGATCGGCCGAACTGGCTCAAGCAGGTCCCCGACCTGCACGGCAAACCGGCGGTGGAACACGACGGGTCGGTACACCTCGGATGA